In Clarias gariepinus isolate MV-2021 ecotype Netherlands chromosome 1, CGAR_prim_01v2, whole genome shotgun sequence, one DNA window encodes the following:
- the vps4b gene encoding vacuolar protein sorting-associated protein 4B isoform X1, whose translation MEPTNLQKAIAIAAKASQEDEAGNYEEAIKSYQHAVKYFLHIVKREPQGKDGNQKIREKCSQYLDRVEKLQEYLDEKQKAIDLANKAAQEDKAQNYEEALKLYQNAVQYFLHVVKYEAQGDKAKQSIRAKCAEYLDRAEKLKEYLKKKEKAPAKPVKESQSDEKGNDSDEGDDPEKKKFQNQLSGAIVMEKPNIQWNDVAGLEGAKEALKEAVILPIKFPHLFTGKRTPWRGILLFGPPGTGKSYLAKAVATEANNSTFFSISSSDLVSKWLGESEKLVKNLFELAREHSPSIIFIDEIDSLCGSRSENESEAARRIKTEFLVQMQGVGNDNKGILVLGATNIPWTLDSAIRRRFEKRIYIPLPEEHARSFMFKLHLGTTPNSLTDADFVTLGKKTDGYSGADISVIVRDALMQPVRKVQSATHFKKVRGPSRDNPNVILDDLLTPCSPGDPQAVEMTWMEVPGDKLLEPVVSMPDMLRSLANTKPTVNEQDLEKLRKFTEDFGQEG comes from the exons GCGAGCCTCAGGGAAAAGATGGAAACCAGAAGATCCGAGAGAAGTGCTCTCAGTATCTGGACCGAGTCGAGAAGCTGCAGGAATATCTAGATGAGAAACAG AAAGCTATAGATCTCGCCAATAAAGCGGCGCAGGAGGACAAGGCGCAGAACTACGAGGAGGCGCTGAAGCTGTACCAGAATGCAGTTCAGTACTTCCTACACGTCGTTAAAT ACGAAGCTCAGGGGGACAAAGCCAAACAGAGCATCAGAGCCAAATGCGCAGAGTACCTGGACCGAGCGGAGAAGCTAAAGGAGTAcctgaagaagaaggagaaggcTCCAGCTAAACCTGTCAAGGAATCGCAGTCGGATgaaaaagg AAACGACAGCGATGAAGGAGACGATCCAGAGAAGAAGAAATTTCAGAACCAGCTTTCAG GCGCCATCGTCATGGAGAAACCGAACATCCAGTGGAACGACGTTGCCGGACTCGAAGGAGCCAAAGAGGCTTTGAAGGAAGCCGTTATTCTGCCTATTAAATTCCCACACCTCTTCACAG GTAAGCGCACTCCATGGAGGGGGATCCTTCTCTTCGGCCCTCCTGGAACAGGGAAGTCGTACCTGGCCAAGGCCGTGGCCACAGAGGCCAACAACTCCACCTTCTTCTCCATCTCCTCCTCAGACCTGGTGTCCAAGTGGCTGGGAGAAAGCGAGAA GCTGGTGAAAAACCTATTCGAGCTTGCCCGAGAGCACAGTCCGTCCATCATCTTCATCGACGAGATCGACTCTCTGTGCGGCTCCAGGAGCGAGAACGAGAGCGAGGCGGCTCGCAGGATCAAGACCGAGTTCCTGGTGCAGATGCAGG GTGTTGGAAACGACAATAAGGGAATCCTGGTGCTCGGAGCAACCAACATCCCGTGGACGCTCGACTCCGCCATCAGGAGACG aTTCGAGAAGCGTATCTACATCCCCCTGCCGGAGGAACACGCCCGCTCCTTTATGTTTAAACTGCACCTGGGCACCACGCCCAACAGCCTGACCGATGCAGACTTCGTCACGCTGGGGAAGAAGACGGACGGATACTCGGGCGCCGACATCAGCGTCATAGTGCGCGACGCTCTCATGCAGCCCGTCAGGAAAGTGCAATCCGCTACACACTTCAAAAAG GTACGAGGACCGTCCAGAGACAACCCCAACGTCATCCTGGACGACCTTCTGACCCCGTGCTCTCCAGGAGATCCTCAGGCCGTCGAGATGACGTGGATGGAGGTGCCTGGAGATAAACTCCTAGAGCCTGTGGTTAGCATG CCCGACATGTTGCGATCGCTGGCCAACACGAAGCCCACGGTGAACGAGCAGGATCTGGAGAAACTGAGGAAATTCACAGAGGATTTTGGCCAGGAGGGTTGA
- the vps4b gene encoding vacuolar protein sorting-associated protein 4B isoform X2 yields MAANNNLQKAIDLANKAAQEDKAQNYEEALKLYQNAVQYFLHVVKYEAQGDKAKQSIRAKCAEYLDRAEKLKEYLKKKEKAPAKPVKESQSDEKGNDSDEGDDPEKKKFQNQLSGAIVMEKPNIQWNDVAGLEGAKEALKEAVILPIKFPHLFTGKRTPWRGILLFGPPGTGKSYLAKAVATEANNSTFFSISSSDLVSKWLGESEKLVKNLFELAREHSPSIIFIDEIDSLCGSRSENESEAARRIKTEFLVQMQGVGNDNKGILVLGATNIPWTLDSAIRRRFEKRIYIPLPEEHARSFMFKLHLGTTPNSLTDADFVTLGKKTDGYSGADISVIVRDALMQPVRKVQSATHFKKVRGPSRDNPNVILDDLLTPCSPGDPQAVEMTWMEVPGDKLLEPVVSMPDMLRSLANTKPTVNEQDLEKLRKFTEDFGQEG; encoded by the exons ATGGCTGCCAACAACAACCTGCAG AAAGCTATAGATCTCGCCAATAAAGCGGCGCAGGAGGACAAGGCGCAGAACTACGAGGAGGCGCTGAAGCTGTACCAGAATGCAGTTCAGTACTTCCTACACGTCGTTAAAT ACGAAGCTCAGGGGGACAAAGCCAAACAGAGCATCAGAGCCAAATGCGCAGAGTACCTGGACCGAGCGGAGAAGCTAAAGGAGTAcctgaagaagaaggagaaggcTCCAGCTAAACCTGTCAAGGAATCGCAGTCGGATgaaaaagg AAACGACAGCGATGAAGGAGACGATCCAGAGAAGAAGAAATTTCAGAACCAGCTTTCAG GCGCCATCGTCATGGAGAAACCGAACATCCAGTGGAACGACGTTGCCGGACTCGAAGGAGCCAAAGAGGCTTTGAAGGAAGCCGTTATTCTGCCTATTAAATTCCCACACCTCTTCACAG GTAAGCGCACTCCATGGAGGGGGATCCTTCTCTTCGGCCCTCCTGGAACAGGGAAGTCGTACCTGGCCAAGGCCGTGGCCACAGAGGCCAACAACTCCACCTTCTTCTCCATCTCCTCCTCAGACCTGGTGTCCAAGTGGCTGGGAGAAAGCGAGAA GCTGGTGAAAAACCTATTCGAGCTTGCCCGAGAGCACAGTCCGTCCATCATCTTCATCGACGAGATCGACTCTCTGTGCGGCTCCAGGAGCGAGAACGAGAGCGAGGCGGCTCGCAGGATCAAGACCGAGTTCCTGGTGCAGATGCAGG GTGTTGGAAACGACAATAAGGGAATCCTGGTGCTCGGAGCAACCAACATCCCGTGGACGCTCGACTCCGCCATCAGGAGACG aTTCGAGAAGCGTATCTACATCCCCCTGCCGGAGGAACACGCCCGCTCCTTTATGTTTAAACTGCACCTGGGCACCACGCCCAACAGCCTGACCGATGCAGACTTCGTCACGCTGGGGAAGAAGACGGACGGATACTCGGGCGCCGACATCAGCGTCATAGTGCGCGACGCTCTCATGCAGCCCGTCAGGAAAGTGCAATCCGCTACACACTTCAAAAAG GTACGAGGACCGTCCAGAGACAACCCCAACGTCATCCTGGACGACCTTCTGACCCCGTGCTCTCCAGGAGATCCTCAGGCCGTCGAGATGACGTGGATGGAGGTGCCTGGAGATAAACTCCTAGAGCCTGTGGTTAGCATG CCCGACATGTTGCGATCGCTGGCCAACACGAAGCCCACGGTGAACGAGCAGGATCTGGAGAAACTGAGGAAATTCACAGAGGATTTTGGCCAGGAGGGTTGA
- the kdsr gene encoding 3-ketodihydrosphingosine reductase, with translation MPTGAAFLSSVLPDWLLSHSGWSVLPFIMMMILVFAAFMVAFVLFLYMISPLISPKPLKLHGAHVVVTGGSSGIGKCIAMECYRQGAFITLVARDEGKLVQAKKEVEKCAVNDKQVVLCISVDVSKDYSQVESVLKQAQEKLGPVDMLVNCAGMSISGKFEELGVKYFQSLMEVNYLGSVYATRAVIGTMKERRMGRVVFVCSQAGQLGLFGFTAYSASKFALRGLAEALQMEVKPYNVYVTVSYPPDTDTPALAEENKTKPLETKLISETSGVYQPEQVAKVIVKDAVQGNFSSSVGPDGYMLSALTCGMSPVTSITEGLQQIVTMGLFRTIALFYLSSFDSIVRRCMIQREQSKVSEKTE, from the exons atgcccaccGGAGCAGCGTTCCTGAGCTCAGTGCTACCGGATTGGCTTCTCTCACACTCGGGCTGGTCTGTCCTTCCGTTcattatgatgatgatattaGTCTTTGCTGCTTTTATGGTAGCTTTCGTGCTGTTTCTCTACATGATCTCGCCTTTAATCAGCCCCAAACCGCTGAAACTCCACGGAGCCCATGTCGTG GTGACGGGGGGCAGCAGCGGGATCGGGAAGTGCATCGCCATGGAGTGCTACAGACAAGGAGCATTTATCACTCTGGTGGCGCGAGATGAG GGAAAACTGGTGCAGGCGAAGAAGGAGGTGGAGAAGTGCGCAGTGAACGACAAACAG gtggtGCTCTGCATCTCAGTGGACGTGTCGAAGGACTACAGCCAGGTGGAGAGCGTGCTGAAACAG gctcAGGAGAAGCTCGGACCGGTGGACATGCTGGTGAACTGCGCAGGGATGTCGATCTCTGGGAAGTTTGAGGAGCTCGGGGTCAAATACTTCCAG tctcTGATGGAGGTGAACTACCTGGGCAGTGTTTACGCCACACGCGCTGTCATCGGCACCATGAAGGAGCGGCGGATGGGCCGCGTGGTGTTCGTGTGCTCCCAGGCCGGCCAGCTCGGGCTGTTCGGCTTCACCGCGTACTCCGCCTCCAAGTTCGCCTTGCGCGGCCTCGCCGAAGCACTGCAGATGGAG GTGAAGCCATATAACGTCTATGTGACGGTGTCGTACCCTCCTGACACGGACACGCCGGCGCTCGCGGAGGAGAACAAGACAAAG CCTTTAGAGACGAAGCTGATCTCCGAGACCTCTGGAGTCTATCAGCCTGAGCAGGTGGCTAAAGTCATCGTTAAAGACGCCGTG CAGGGAAACTTCAGCAGTTCGGTCGGTCCGGACGGCTACATGCTGTCTGCGCTGACCTGCGGCATGTCTCCCGTCACGTCCATCACTGAGGGGCTGCAGCAG ATCGTGACCATGGGTCTGTTCCGCACCATCGCGCTCTTCTACCTGAGCAGCTTCGACAGCATCGTCCGCCGCTGCATGATCCAGAGGGAGCAGAGCAAAGTGTCCGAGAAGACCGAGTGA